The following proteins are co-located in the Vanessa cardui chromosome 15, ilVanCard2.1, whole genome shotgun sequence genome:
- the LOC124535736 gene encoding organic solute transporter alpha-like protein has product MDLLSAETSGPRVLAARHISAETSLPEVNNAINTTLLCHSYSLQPDFASYLAVLKSNAWIIWSCGLVVVLTLCLLYILTLRSALRYWKESSTSLAIVLAVYPLVAAMALLTTILPRVRIIAEAISQEAVMVAMYHFYFLIIAECGGTNQLVRRSEGSQMETRVLPCCCWPCCILPRPQVQKKSLTWLRYLVLQMPVIQAILYLIVLILWAEDMMLYLNSFIYIQPFIAVSILSGVWGVIMCVRAAEATGSTPRPRFLALQLVLLIVKLQCGFAKIMPELFDLPCIMALHPSVFVNLIQNIIMIFEMLLLSIWAWRLYRVPPGKMADKVQHIVVAVLEDSLTINEKIKEADTCSNKTNIKRDE; this is encoded by the exons atGGATTTGTTAAGTGCAGAAACTAGTGGACCGAGAGTTTTGGCAGCTCGTCACATAAGTGCTGAGACATCATTGCCAGAAGTAAACAATGCGATTAATACAACTTTATTGTGCCATAGCTATAGCCTTCAGCCCGATTTCGCCTCGTATTTGGCAG TTCTCAAATCCAACGCATGGATTATATGGTCCTGTGGACTAGTGGTGGTGCTAACATTATGTCTTCTCTATATCCTAACCTTACGGTCTGCGCTACGCTATTGGAAGGAGTCGAGTACAAGTTTAGCCATTGTTTTGGCTGTTTATCCA TTGGTCGCAGCAATGGCTCTACTTACAACTATTTTGCCTCGAGTACGAATCATAGCTGAGGCGATCTCCCAAGAGGCCGTAATGGTGGCAATGTATCACTTCTATTTTCTAATCATCGCCGAGTGTGGAGGTACTAATCAACTCGTCAG aCGATCTGAGGGGTCTCAAATGGAGACCAGGGTTTTACCATGCTGTTGCTGGCCTTGTTGCATCTTGCCGAGGCCACAAGTACAAAA AAAGAGTTTAACTTGGTTGCGATATCTGGTGCTGCAGATGCCTGTAATCCAAGCTATTTTGTACTTGATTGTTCTAATTCTTTGGGCCGAAGATATG atgTTATACCTgaacagttttatttacattcaacCGTTCATCGCCGTCTCGATATTGTCAGGTGTATGGGGTGTAATAATGTGTGTGCGAGCAGCTGAGGCCACGGGATCTACCCCCAGGCCCAGATTCTTAGCCTTACAGCTAGTTCTTTTGATTGTAAAGCTACAATGCGGCTTTGCGAAAATTATGCCCGAGTTATTTGATTTGCCTTGCATAATGGCTTTACATCCTTCAGTATTTGTTAATC tgatacaaaatattataatgatttttgagATGTTATTATTGTCGATATGGGCTTGGCGATTGTATCGTGTGCCTCCAGGAAAGATGGCGGACAAAGTGCAACACATAGTAGTCGCGGTGCTTGAAGACAGTCTCACTATTAACGAGAAAATAAAAGAAGCAGATACTTGcagtaacaaaacaaatatcaaaCGTGATGAGTGA
- the LOC124535733 gene encoding reticulocyte-binding protein homolog 1-like, whose translation MGNLLSGASTEVNASTLNTVASESNTMENVNILADNDEQVVEEQFHDIISDDEETRTKNKEKEMNEFRKQLSIKREQRKEILARHRSEKKDLENALQNEKETKIQLCETNRLLRELLKKNNIEIPENIETVDEKSYISESITQMRAEIEKLKSNNNKLRCDLANSNHALQTAYTDIAELSAQNTESIKQVNALKEVITVSKTLINLREQQLTELKDKLHEIEQSLADRETNMLSADLRQEYERQLQNIRTLRGLYEERARLADVSRQALARDLEEQKLLLEAETNKTTDLSNKIEELETKITDLEETVDDKNNLISASREETRGLKAEMLVVNKLFSQVLLGYKNKQDLDKLVHRLEENHGLLTQMAGREDGSEVSTELPKLLLEIVSQIDEKDNNDLNMINEETSSNAENDSQNIVNTTPEEIVENLPKVWRVLMELLSHQSEADTNTSEKVTTCYKSVETKSGPVLVPSVSQTYIRLKDLILEKLTLIKEVNRMKQLNTHLESRLEEQERRLCLVTNELSKTWHVVGRLRRHHHQLHTHEKILKYELQQKRKLLNELKEELEYCREKWEQAREKNTQSEKDWRKLRTEFSNRKLKPEQAALNNSAESGYSDERPSDSSESNDESEYVETKVKCKKKQKKSFETILDSSTDFNLAAEREDPASDLLDVAELPLDTQEDNPECDVSDLCKSEIILKDVKVYDETEDEIADMANDSCLDDISIAENSVADKSTFDNTNVQTTNLNDLDSSFVDHLVEVPTPSDQSKDKTEMNFENAEDKVNYSESKSDSDKNIQETHRDLNLCNDTTEIPDCKAAENIPQSSTQHSAQITEIDFSAILQNVKKQNERLQIKDKRLESLENECSSIVANISNTLNSGDEMIAKLDNLHTNFNHGVPDQTQLPKQENICSNENQNPTDLEEPSSSRDIDHEARFAARDIRLKRLEEQTKSLVSKVNKTATKGVKIHYKLEELHNIYGSENSRSGTPSEDTEDISQNDDEMPNE comes from the exons ATGGGAAACTTACTCAGTGGTGCTTCAACAGAGGTTAACGCTTCAACTTTAAATACCGTAGCAAGTGAGAGTAACACAATGGAAAACGTCAACATATTAGCTGATAACGATGAACAAGTTGTTGAAGAACAGTTCCATGACATTATTAGTGATGATGAAGAAACACGTACTAAAAATAAGGAAAAGGAAATGAATGAATTCAGAAAACAATTAAGTATCAAACGTgaacaaagaaaagaaatattagctCGACATAGATCTGAAAAGAAAGATTTAGAGAATgctttacaaaatgaaaaagagACTAAAATACAACTGTGTGAAACAAACAGACTTCTTCGAGaactattaaagaaaaataacattgaGATAccagaaaatattgaaactgtTGACGAAAAGTCTTATATCTCAGAGTCTATAACACAAATGAGAGCAGAAATCGAGAAATTAAAAtccaacaataataaattaagatgtGATTTAGCAAATTCAAATCATGCACTTCAAACAGCATATACAGATATTGCAGAATTAAGTGCTCAAAATACAGAATCTATTAAGCAAGTTAACGCACTGAAAGAAGTGATAACAGTAAGCAAGACATTGATCAACCTTCGTGAACAACAACTTACGGAG TTAAAAGATAAACTTCATGAAATAGAACAGTCACTTGCTGATAGGGAAACAAACATGCTATCGGCTGATTTAAGACAAGAATATGAACGTCAGTTACAAAATATCCGGACATTACGTGGGTTATATGAAGAGCGAGCTAGATTAGCTGATGTATCAAGACAAGCTCTCGCCAGAGATCTCGAAGAGCAAAAACTGCTTCTTGAAGCCGAAACTAATAA AACGACTGATCTCAGTAATAAAATTGAGGAACTTGAAACCAAGATCACCGACTTAGAAGAAACAGTTGATgacaaaaataacttaatatctGCTTCTCGCGAGGAAACACGGGGATTAAAAGCAGAAATGTTGGTTGTAAATAAG TTATTTTCACAAGtattattaggttataaaaataAGCAAGATTTAGACAAACTAGTACACCGTCTAGAAGAAAATCACGGCTTACTAACGCAAATGGCCGGAAGAGAGGATGGCTCAGAAGTATCGACAGAACTACCAAAATTGTTGTTAGAGATCGTCAGCCAAATAGACGAGAAAGACAATAATGACTTGAATATGATTAACGAAGAAACTAGCTCGAATGCAGAAAATGATTCCCAAAATATTG tCAATACTACACCTGAGGAAATAGTTGAGAATCTTCCGAAAGTCTGGCGGGTTTTAATGGAACTGTTAAGTCATCAAAGCGAAGCTGACACCAATACCTCTGAGAAAGTAACAACCTGTTACAAGTCTGTCGAAACAAAATCAGGACCCGTTCTTGTGCCAAGTGTTAGTCAAACTTATATAAGGCttaag GATTTGATTCTTGAAAAATTGACTTTGATCAAAGAAGTTAATCGTATGAAACAACTGAATACACATCTAGAATCACGTTTAGAAGAACAAGAAAGGAGACTTTGTCTGGTCACTAACGAATTAAGCAAGACCTGGCACGTCGTTGGTAGACTAAGACGTCACCATCATCAATTACATACTCATGAAAAGATACTAAAATACGAACTACAACAAAAACGAAAATTACTGAATGAGCTAAAGGAAGAGCTTGAATATTGCCGTGAAAAATGGGAACAGGCGAGAGAGAAAAATACTCAATCCGAAAAAGATTGGCGCAAACTACGCACTGAGTTTTCGAACAGAAAATTGAAACCAGAGCAAGCCGCTTTAAATAACTCTGCTGAAAGTGGTTATAGTGACGAGAGGCCATCGGATTCATCAGAGTCAAATGATGAAAGTGAGTATGTTGAGACAAAGGTGAAATGTAAAAAGAAGCAAAAAAAGTCTTTTGAAACTATTCTAGACTCAAGCACTGATTTTAATTTGGCTGCAGAAAGGGAAGATCCTGCAAGTGACTTATTAGACGTAGCAGAACTCCCACTAGATACGCAAGAAGATAATCCAGAATGCGACGTATCAGATTTATGTAAAAGtgagattattttaaaagatgtaAAAGTATACGACGAAACTGAAGATGAGATAGCTGATATGGCTAATGATTCGTGTTTAGATGACATTTCAATTGCAGAAAATTCCGTTGCAGATAAATCTACGTTTGATAATACTAATGTTCAAACAACCAACTTAAATGATCTAGATAGTAGTTTTGTAGATCACCTCGTAGAAGTACCGACACCAAGCGACCAAAGCAAAGATAAAACGGAGATGAACTTTGAAAACGCCGAAGACAAAGTTAATTATTCTGAAAGTAAGAGCGACTCTgacaaaaatattcaagaaaCGCATAGAGATTTAAATCTATGTAACGACACAACCGAAATTCCTGATTGTAAGGCAGCAGAAAATATACCTCAAAGTTCCACACAACATTCAGCACAAATTACAGAAATCGATTTTAGtgcaatattacaaaatgtaaaaaaacaaaatgaacgaCTACAGATTAAAGACAAACGATTAGAAAGTTTAGAAAATGAATGTTCGTCCATTGTTGCAAACATATCTAATACTCTAAATTCTGGAGATGAAATGATTGCTAAACTAGATAACTTGCATACAAATTTCAACCATGGCGTACCAGATCAAACACAGCTACCCAAACAAGAAAACATATGCAGTAATGAAAACCAAAATCCTACCGATTTAGAAGAACCATCATCGTCCAGAGATATTGACCATGAAGCTAGATTTGCCGCCCGTGATATACGATTGAAAAGATTGGAAGAGCAAACGAAATCTTTAGTGAGTAAAGTTAATAAAACCGCAACGAAAGGCGTGAAAATTCATTACAAGTTAGAAGAACTGCATAATATATATGGATCTGAGAATTCGCGGTCTGGAACACCATCAGAAGATACTGAAGATATTTCACAAAACGATGACGAAATGCCAAACGAATAa